The genomic segment TCCCCAACGCTTCACCTCGGCGTTGTCGGCGTCGCTGCTGCCGACCGGCACACTCTCTTGCGGTGGATTCGGCAGGGTCGCGAGAAAGCCCTCGAGCTCGCCGAGCAGCATGCCGAGGCGGGCTTCGTCGACCTCCAACTCGTCCTTCAGCGCCGCCACCTGCTGCATGAGCGAGGCCGCATCCTCGCCGCGCGCCCGCAGTCCGCCGACCTGTTTCGACAGGCTGTTGCGCTTCGCCTGCAGCTCCTGCGTGCGCGTCTGCAGATGCTTGCGCTCGCTCTCCAGCCGCTGAAACTCCGCACGGTCGAGGGTGAAGCCACGTGTGGCGAGCCGTTCGGCGACGGCGTCGATGTCGTTGCGCAACAGCTGGATGTCAAGCATGCTCAGTCCTTGTCCATTCTGGCCTGGCGATCGAGCTCGCGCAGGTGGGCGAGTTTCTCGCCGATCCGGATCTCGAGCCCACGCGCCACCGGCCGATACCATTCGACCGCCGGCATGCCCTCCGGGAGATAACTCTCGCCGGCGGCATAGGCTTCCGGCTCGTCGTGCGCGTAGCGATAGTCCTTGCCGTGACCGAGTGTCTTCATCAACCGCGTCGGCGCATTGCGCAGGTGGCGCGGCACCGGCCGCGAAGCGTCGTCGCCGATGAAGCCGCGGGCGGCATTATACGCGAGGTAGCCGGCGTTCGACTTGGCTGCCATCGCCAGGTAAAGGACGGCCTGTGCCAACGCCAGCTCGCCTTCGGGTGAACCGAGTCTCTCGAAGCTCTCGGCCGCGTCGAGCGCGATGCGCGCGGCACGCGGGTCGGCGAGGCCGATGTCTTCCCAGGCCATGCGGACGATCCGTCGCGCCAGGTAGCGCGGGTCGGCACCGCCATCGAGCATCCGGCACAACCAGTAGAGAGCCGCATCGGGCGATGAACCCCGCACCGCCTTGTGCAGTGCCGAGATCTGGTCGAAGAAGGCGTCGCCGCCCTTGTCGAAGCGTCGCAGGCTCTGCGCCAGCGCCTGTTCGACGAAAGCGCCGTCGATGCCCTGCGGCTGCGCCGCGCTGCATGCCGTGGCGATCTGTTCGACGACGTTCAGCAATCGCCGTGCGTCGCCATCGGCGAAACCGACCAGCCGCGCCCGTGCCTCGTCACTGACACTCATGCCGGGCAACGCGTACCGGAAGGCACGTTCGAGGAGTTCAGCCATGTCTGCGGCCGAGAGCGGCTGCAGGACGTAGACCGCAGCGCGCGAGAGCAGTGCCGAGTTGAGCTCGAATGACGGATTCTCCGTCGTCGCACCGACGAAGGTGAGCAACCCGCCCTCGACGTAGGGCAGGAAGGCGTCCTGCTGCGCCTTGTTGAAACGATGCACCTCGTCGACGAAGAGGATCGTCCGCCGGCCACTGCGGGCGCGGCTGACCTCGGCCCTGGTGACGGCCTCGCGAATGTCCCTGACGCCGGCAAAGACGGCCGACAGGGCGATGAAATCGGCAGCGAAGGCATCCGCCATCAGGCGCGCCAAAGTCGTCTTGCCCACGCCTGGAGGCCCCCAAAGGATCATGCTGTGCGGCTGCCCGGACTGGAAGGCAATGGCCAGCGGCTTGCCGGGTCCGAGCAGGTGTGCCTGCCCGATCACGTCGGCCAGCGTCCGTGGCCGCAGTCGCTCAGCCAGCGGCACGTGCGGTTGGTCTGCAGAAGACAGGCCGATCATTTTCATTTCCCTTCAGCAAACAAGCGGGACGAACGGTCCCGGCAGACAGGCGCGGTCGGGCTGATCGGCGGCGGCAGCCTGCAGGTCCAGCGTTTCGCCGCCGCGCTGCGAATGGCACGACGCGCCGGGAGACCGTCGGCGGCAGGATGGGAAACGTGAAATCCCGCACGGCGGAGATCGCGGGCAAGCGTATCGTCACGGCATCGCCTCGGGCGGTCATGGCAGGAGAAATCGAGTTGAAAACGCAGAGAGTCCGCAGTGGCAGTGACCGACGCCAAGAAGACGTCGGGCGCCCTGGCAAACTGCCGGAGCGCCGGCGGCAACCCGAGCGCCGGTTACCGGAGCTGAGCGAGGCCGCGGACGTCTCTTTCGAGGGCTTCCAGTTGCTCCTTGCCGAGCTCAAGGAATGTACCAGAAAGAAGCGATCAGCAGTGCGTGGTTGAATGACAACGCCCCTCGCGGGCTGCGCTCGGAGCGACCTGCCTGGCAGTGGCAATGCACTGTCCGCGCCGGCCGCTCCACCAGAGTCGCTGCGGAATGCTGCAATTCCGCCAGGCGACCAGGAGGCCGAGCTTTCCACCGGGTCCCCGCCCGGTTTTTTTTTGCTGCCGCCAGAGCCGGGCGGTCCGCGGGGAAGCCCACGCGGGCCTACGCTGCCGGTGCAGGAGTGGCGAAGGCATCGCTCACCGACTGCTCGAGTTCGCTGAACGCTTCACCGACGTAGTCGCTCAACCGCTCGAGATGCGGCAGTTCATCGGTCGCGATGAGGCCAAAGAACAGCCGACCGGCATAGCTGAAGAGTGTGATGTTGAGCAGGTTTCCCGGTGGCAGCGTGCTGATCGGGTGCAATTCCTCGATGCGCGCACCCTTGACGTAGAGATGATGCGGCGGACCGGGCACGTTCGAAACCAGCGTATTGCCGTTGGCCGGTGGCAGGCGGTCGCTGAGGTTGAGCTTCTCGGCGATGAGACCGACCAGCGAGGTGATCACCGTGTAGGACTCGATCGCTTCCGGCGCCACGCTGTCGATCAGCGTGCGCACGTTGCGCAGCGAAAAACCGATGTTGCGCAGGCGAACGTAGGGGTCGTCGGTTGGCGCCGACAACTCGACCTGCACGAAGCCGATCTTGTTGCCACCCCCCTCGTCGCCCTCCCGCCGCAGGTTGACCGGCATCTGGATCGTGATCGGCGTCCGCAAGGCCACGCCCTCGTCGCGCAGGTAGCGGTGCAAGGCCCCATCGAGGCAGGTCAGCGCCACATGGTTCAGCGTCGAGCGTGTACGCGCCCGGACGGCGTTCACCCGCTGCATGTCCACGCAGGCGGACGCGAACTGGCGACCGGCAGTCACCTGACCGGTCAACGGCGTGTTGCCATCGGCGGCGAACGGCAGCGAGATGGCGTTCTTCGTCAGTTTGACGCTCTCCAGCAGCATCATCGCGGCCAGACGGCCAACCCCGAGAACGCGTTTTCCAGCACCGAGCAGATCACCGAGCAGCGAGGTGGCCAGCCTTTCGCGCTCGCGCTGCAGCCTGCGCTCCGCGTGCCCGTGGCGGACCGACCACACCGGCCGCAGTTCGCCATCGTCAGCGCTGGTCGACAGCGATTCCGCCGCCCAGCGCATCATCGTCACGCCGTCTGCACAGGCATGGTGCATCTTCAGGTACAAGGCGAAACGCGCACCGCTCAGACCGTCGACGACGTGCAGCTCCCACAGCGGTCGTGAGCGATCGAGCATTGGCTGGTGCAACTCGGCAACCAGCTGATAGAGCTCGCGCTGGCCGTTCCTGCCACGCCGCAGCCGATGGTAGAGGACGTGCTGCTCGAGGTCGACGGTCTCAGCCTGGCGCCAACTCGGCATCGACGTCAGCGAGAACTCGATCAGGCGGTTGAACGGTGGCTGAACATCGGTGCATGCCAGCATCTCGCGGTGCAGATCGCTGGCGAAACCACTCTTCGACCCGGCCGGTCTCTTGCAGATCATCAGTCCACCCACGTGCTTCGGGCTCTCGGCCGATTCGGCGATGAAGAAACCGAAATCGAGCAGGGAAAGCTTGTTCATGACGGTCTCCTTGCGGGTCAGGCGGGAATGCGGTCAGCACAGCAACCGGGCGACACCTTAACACAGCGCCCAATTTCTGGCCGCCGGCGGCCAGTCGTTTAGTGTGCTTCCTCTAGCGATGCCGACTAGACTCGGCGGCGTTGGCTGAGTGAGGGACGGGCGACTGCAGCGACTGAAGCTGCTCCCCTCCCCGCTTGTGCGAGGGCCACGGGCGTGCGGTCCGGGCTCTTCCGCGGCGTCGCCGCCGGCGACGTGCAGCCAGGACCCTCAGGTAAACGCCGGAAGTCCGGCATCCTGTTCGACGAAGGAGATTCAAATGAGCAACCCAAGCAGCAACCTGATTGATCGCATGCACGCCGAACAACTGCTGTCCCAGACTCGTGACGGACTGCGCAAGCTCTGGTTGTGCGGTCTGGGCGCCTACTCACTGGCGACCCGCAGCAGCATGCAGACCTTCGCAGCGCTGGTTCGTGAAGGCCAGGCGATGCAGCCGAAGGCACGCCAGCAGATCGAGGAAACGTCGGCCGAACTGAAGAGCAGCGCAACGGCGACGATCGAGCGCGGTGAGCAACTCGTCCGGGAGCGCTTTCTCAGACCGCTCGACTTCGTCATCCTCGCCACCCGGCGCGACATCGAGCAGCTCTCGCTGCGCGTCATCCAGCTCAGCGCTGAAGTCCAGAAGCTGGCCAGTGGCAAGATCAAGTCGCTGGACAAACCCGCAGCCAAGGCCGAAGCGGGCCCCATCGTCGGCAGCGCCTGAGCGGCCACGGCGGAGCCGGACGCGCAGCGACCGATCTCCGGCCAGCTGCCAGTGCGGCGCGCGTCGGACGGCTCCAGCGACGCGCGCCGCTGTCATTGTTGAACGACCTTCGCCGCCTCGCGCAGTAGCCACTGTCGGAACGACTGCACCGGCGGGCGCTCGGCAACCGCCTCCGGCACGACCAGATAGTAGGCCTGCGTCC from the Accumulibacter sp. genome contains:
- a CDS encoding wax ester/triacylglycerol synthase family O-acyltransferase yields the protein MNKLSLLDFGFFIAESAESPKHVGGLMICKRPAGSKSGFASDLHREMLACTDVQPPFNRLIEFSLTSMPSWRQAETVDLEQHVLYHRLRRGRNGQRELYQLVAELHQPMLDRSRPLWELHVVDGLSGARFALYLKMHHACADGVTMMRWAAESLSTSADDGELRPVWSVRHGHAERRLQRERERLATSLLGDLLGAGKRVLGVGRLAAMMLLESVKLTKNAISLPFAADGNTPLTGQVTAGRQFASACVDMQRVNAVRARTRSTLNHVALTCLDGALHRYLRDEGVALRTPITIQMPVNLRREGDEGGGNKIGFVQVELSAPTDDPYVRLRNIGFSLRNVRTLIDSVAPEAIESYTVITSLVGLIAEKLNLSDRLPPANGNTLVSNVPGPPHHLYVKGARIEELHPISTLPPGNLLNITLFSYAGRLFFGLIATDELPHLERLSDYVGEAFSELEQSVSDAFATPAPAA
- a CDS encoding replication-associated recombination protein A — protein: MIGLSSADQPHVPLAERLRPRTLADVIGQAHLLGPGKPLAIAFQSGQPHSMILWGPPGVGKTTLARLMADAFAADFIALSAVFAGVRDIREAVTRAEVSRARSGRRTILFVDEVHRFNKAQQDAFLPYVEGGLLTFVGATTENPSFELNSALLSRAAVYVLQPLSAADMAELLERAFRYALPGMSVSDEARARLVGFADGDARRLLNVVEQIATACSAAQPQGIDGAFVEQALAQSLRRFDKGGDAFFDQISALHKAVRGSSPDAALYWLCRMLDGGADPRYLARRIVRMAWEDIGLADPRAARIALDAAESFERLGSPEGELALAQAVLYLAMAAKSNAGYLAYNAARGFIGDDASRPVPRHLRNAPTRLMKTLGHGKDYRYAHDEPEAYAAGESYLPEGMPAVEWYRPVARGLEIRIGEKLAHLRELDRQARMDKD
- a CDS encoding phasin family protein, with protein sequence MSNPSSNLIDRMHAEQLLSQTRDGLRKLWLCGLGAYSLATRSSMQTFAALVREGQAMQPKARQQIEETSAELKSSATATIERGEQLVRERFLRPLDFVILATRRDIEQLSLRVIQLSAEVQKLASGKIKSLDKPAAKAEAGPIVGSA